A single Clupea harengus unplaced genomic scaffold, Ch_v2.0.2, whole genome shotgun sequence DNA region contains:
- the LOC122131150 gene encoding antigen-presenting glycoprotein CD1d-like — MAIKDAFNGQSGDQLSFTNDQCSFHSQWQWPAMWDNLQLGQVKWLYENLYHPICLRTLRTYLKKQKNRVMRKVKPRVRLLQKTLPDSGGAKVTCLATGFYPRHINLTLLRDGQPVSDHQITGGELLPNGDETYQMRKNLEVSTEELQKHLFTCTAEHLSLDNKIHINIGITSHVIYTNLKVV, encoded by the exons ATGGCAATAAAGGACGCCTTCAATGGGCAGAGCGGAGACCAACTCTCCTTCACCAACGACCAGTGCAGTTTCCACAGTCAGTGGCAGTGGCCAGCCATGTGGGACAATCTGCAGTTAGGCCAGGTCAAGTGGCTGTATGAAAACCTCTACCATCCCATCTGTCTGAGGACCCTCAGGACATACCTGAAGAAACAGAAGAACCGTGTTATGAGGAAAG TGAAACCCAGAGTCAGGCTCCTCCAGAAGACACTCCCAGACTCTGGAGGGGCCAAAGTGACCTGCCTGGCCACTGGTTTCTACCCCCGTCACATCAACCTGACCCTGCTCAGAGACGGCCAGCCTGTGTCTGACCACCAGATCACTGGGGGGGAGCTGCTACCTAATGGAGATGAGACGTACCAGATGAGGAAGAACCTGGAGGTCAGCACAGAGGAACTACAGAAACACCTGTTCACCTGCACAGCTGAACACCTCAGtctggacaacaagatacatatcaACATAGGTATTACAAGTCATGTTATTTACACTAATCTCAAGGTTGTATGA